In Mytilus edulis chromosome 4, xbMytEdul2.2, whole genome shotgun sequence, the following proteins share a genomic window:
- the LOC139519183 gene encoding uncharacterized G-patch domain protein DDB_G0278987-like, giving the protein MTVINETDNTSSQESEKSDEQNNHKAILKKTEEMSEITSIDNNNRHELEECYEQTSNHKINSKNTEEMPFSNVPDKTSSQESEKSDEQNSDHKLNSTKSEEMTVINETDNTSSQESEKSDEQNSDLKINLKKSEEMPDSINVADTTSCHKGEERDISCCGNAELKPDLNINE; this is encoded by the exons ATGACAGTTATTAATGAAACTGATAACACAAGTAGTCAAGAAAGTGAGAAAAGTG ATGAACAAAATAATCATAAagcaattttaaagaaaacagaaGAAATGTCTGAAATTACTTCAATCGATAACAACAATAGGCACGAACTTGAGGAATGTT ATGAACAAACCAGTAACCACAAAATAAATTCGAAAAACACAGAAGAAATGCCATTCAGTAATGTACCTGATAAAACTAGTAGTCAAGAAAGTGAGAAAAGTG ATGAACAAAACAGTGACCACAAATTAAATTCGACGAAATCAGAAGAAATGACTGTTATTAATGAAACTGATAACACAAGTAGTCAAGAAAGTGAGAAAAGTG ATGAACAAAACAGTGAccttaaaataaatttgaagaaatcaGAAGAAATGCCTGATAGTATAAACGTAGCTGATACCACAAGTTGTCACAAAGGTGAGGAACGTG ATATTTCATGTTGTGGTAATGCTGAACTGAAACCAGATTTGAACATTAACGAATGA